The following nucleotide sequence is from Motilibacter rhizosphaerae.
AGGCGCGGTCACCTGCCCATCGCCGGCAAACACGACCGCCTCCGGCGGCCGAGCCGGGAGATACACCGTCACCTTCCGGCCGCCGTCATACCCCAGCGTCTCGGTCAGGCACTCTCCCAGCGCAGGCTCCATGTCGACAGGGTCGCGCAGCCAGGGGCGTGCTGGCGACTCATCCGCCGACCTGCCGAGCCAGTTGAGCCTGCAACACAGACCACCTACCGACGGCCGCGCGCTGAACCGGCGAATGCACTCTGCCGCCGGGCGCGCGCCGCGCGACCTCCGCTCAAGCGGCTCTGCGCGCGCTAGGCGACGGCAGAGCTACCCCTGATGGGCTGCCAGGCCGTCGAGGATGAGCCCGAGCATGGGGTCGGTCCGCTCTTCCGCGGCCCGCCAGAGCGCCCCAGTCAGCTGGAGGTAGTCGCGGGGGTCGGCGTCCGAGCGGATCGTCCCGTCCTGCTGCCCGGCCTCGAGCAGGTGCGTGATGGCGGCGACGACGGGCCCGTACGTCTGATCGCTGATGGAGCGGTGCGCGGCGGGGCTGAGTGCATCACCGAGGCCGTGCTTCCGGCGCATGGCCGCGACGAGCTCGACCGTCCAGCGCCGCAGCGCCTCGCGGGGCGGTGAGGACTCGAGCAGCCTGGGCGCCGAGGCGACGAGCGCATCGACGTCGGCCTGGTACACCGCCAGGACGAGCGCCTCGCGGGTCGGGTAGTGGCGGTACAGGGTGCCCGCACCGACGCCGGCGAGCTGGGCGACCTGGTTCATCGAGACGGCGCCGTCCTCGGCGAAGGCACGTCGCGCGACCTCGAGGATGCGCGCCCGGTTCTCCACCGCGTCGGCCCTGACCACAGTCCCCTCCCCTTGCCTTTCCGGAGACTTCTCCATCACCGTAAGTGGAGAACTCTCCGCCAGAGTAAGGGAGCGGCGTGGACTACCTCAAGCTCGGGACGACCGGCCTCGACGGCTCACCGGTCGCGATCGGCGCGATGACGTACGGCGAGCCGGACCGCGGGCACCCGGTGTGGTCGCTCGGCGAGGAGGAGAGCCGTCCCCTGATCCGGCACGCGCTCGAGGCCGGCATCACCTTCTTCGACACCGCCAACATGTACTCGAACGGATCGAGCGAGGAGATCCTGGGGCGTGCCCTGAAGGACTTCGGCCACCGGGACGAGGTCGTCATCGCGACCAAGCTGCGCCACCCC
It contains:
- a CDS encoding TetR/AcrR family transcriptional regulator, translated to MVRADAVENRARILEVARRAFAEDGAVSMNQVAQLAGVGAGTLYRHYPTREALVLAVYQADVDALVASAPRLLESSPPREALRRWTVELVAAMRRKHGLGDALSPAAHRSISDQTYGPVVAAITHLLEAGQQDGTIRSDADPRDYLQLTGALWRAAEERTDPMLGLILDGLAAHQG